From the Planctomycetota bacterium genome, one window contains:
- the carA gene encoding glutamine-hydrolyzing carbamoyl-phosphate synthase small subunit: MARAALALEDGTVYVGEAFGGRGTASGEVCFNTSMTGYQEILTDPSYRGQILCMTAPQIGNYGVNPADVESAGVQMAGFVVREASRIASNFTATGTLAEYLAAAGTIGLTGIDTRALVRRLRIRGAMTGVISTEITDPAELVRVARSSPALVGRDLVAEVMPRARSEWTEALASDARPLVQPLAGGIMPEVPAAGALKHVVALDYGMKWNIARHLADSGCRVTVMPGRATAAEVLALSPDGVFLSNGPGDPEALGYCVETVRGLVGQVPIFGICLGHQLLGLACGGKTFKLKFGHRGANQPVLDRLRDRVEITSQNHGFAVDEATLPAELEVTHVNLNDGTVEGLRHRTLPAFSVQYHPEAAAGPHDAAHLFRRFHELMA, encoded by the coding sequence GGTTTACGTCGGCGAGGCCTTCGGCGGCCGCGGCACGGCGTCGGGCGAGGTCTGTTTCAACACCTCGATGACCGGCTACCAGGAGATCCTCACCGACCCCAGCTACCGCGGCCAGATCCTCTGCATGACCGCGCCGCAGATCGGCAACTACGGCGTCAATCCCGCCGACGTCGAGAGCGCCGGCGTGCAGATGGCCGGGTTCGTGGTCCGTGAGGCGAGCCGGATCGCCAGCAACTTCACCGCCACCGGCACGCTCGCGGAGTATCTCGCCGCGGCGGGCACGATCGGCCTGACGGGGATCGACACGCGGGCGCTGGTGCGCCGGCTGCGGATCCGCGGTGCGATGACCGGAGTGATCTCGACCGAAATCACCGACCCGGCCGAGTTGGTCAGGGTCGCGCGCTCGTCGCCGGCGCTGGTCGGCCGCGATCTGGTCGCCGAGGTGATGCCGCGGGCGCGGAGCGAATGGACCGAAGCGCTCGCGTCCGACGCCCGGCCGCTCGTCCAGCCGCTCGCCGGCGGGATCATGCCCGAGGTGCCCGCGGCCGGCGCGCTCAAGCATGTCGTCGCCCTCGACTATGGGATGAAGTGGAATATCGCCCGCCATCTCGCCGACAGCGGCTGCCGTGTAACGGTGATGCCGGGGCGGGCGACGGCCGCCGAGGTGCTGGCGCTGTCCCCCGACGGTGTGTTCCTCTCCAACGGCCCGGGGGATCCCGAGGCGCTCGGGTACTGCGTCGAGACCGTGCGCGGGTTGGTGGGGCAGGTGCCGATCTTCGGGATCTGCCTCGGCCACCAGCTCCTCGGTTTGGCCTGCGGCGGGAAGACGTTCAAGCTCAAGTTCGGCCACCGCGGTGCCAACCAGCCGGTGCTCGACCGGCTGCGCGATCGGGTCGAGATCACGTCGCAAAACCACGGCTTCGCCGTCGACGAGGCGACGCTGCCGGCGGAGCTGGAAGTCACGCACGTCAACCTCAACGACGGCACGGTCGAAGGCCTCCGCCATCGCACGCTGCCCGCGTTCTCGGTGCAGTACCATCCCGAGGCTGCCGCCGGCCCGCACGACGCGGCGCATCTGTTCCGGCGGTTTCACGAGCTGATGGCCTGA